One genomic segment of Amycolatopsis sp. Hca4 includes these proteins:
- a CDS encoding LysR family transcriptional regulator, whose product MADFELRHLRTMAAIAEEGTFGQAATRLGYTQSSVSQQIAALEKAVGGPVFDRPGGPRPVRITRLGEVVLAHGRELLAKAGALTDAVDRFRAGHGRIDIGTFPGVSNVILPSVIRRLLDEHPGCDIRLSDVPPDEPRLGELDLLFHDGPVDGDVERVTLFEEPYLLVTGAGALPDGPVRVKRLDGVPMVAWPRTHHQRWLERTFARAGAQPRFVFRTPGHETILSMVRAGIGWAVLPWLALHGQDAWSDDRLDIHPLTPSPARELALYRPSGRTESPLAARAREIAVEVAGELGRV is encoded by the coding sequence ATGGCGGACTTCGAGCTGCGGCACCTGCGGACCATGGCCGCGATCGCCGAGGAAGGCACGTTCGGGCAGGCGGCGACGCGGCTCGGCTACACGCAGTCGTCGGTGAGCCAGCAGATCGCCGCGCTGGAGAAGGCTGTCGGCGGCCCGGTTTTCGACCGGCCCGGCGGGCCGCGGCCGGTCCGGATCACCCGGCTCGGCGAGGTCGTCCTGGCCCACGGCCGTGAGCTGCTGGCGAAGGCGGGCGCGCTCACCGACGCGGTCGACCGGTTCCGGGCCGGGCACGGCCGGATCGACATCGGCACCTTCCCGGGTGTGTCGAACGTGATCCTGCCGTCGGTCATCCGCCGGCTGCTGGACGAGCACCCCGGCTGCGACATCCGGCTGTCCGACGTGCCGCCGGACGAGCCGCGCCTCGGCGAGCTCGACCTGCTCTTCCACGACGGTCCGGTCGACGGCGACGTCGAGCGCGTCACCCTGTTCGAGGAGCCGTACCTGCTGGTGACGGGGGCCGGCGCGCTGCCGGACGGCCCGGTGCGGGTGAAGCGGCTCGACGGCGTGCCGATGGTGGCGTGGCCGCGCACCCACCACCAGCGGTGGCTGGAGCGCACGTTCGCCCGCGCCGGCGCGCAGCCGCGGTTCGTGTTCCGCACGCCGGGCCACGAAACGATCCTCTCGATGGTGCGGGCGGGCATCGGCTGGGCGGTGCTGCCGTGGCTGGCCCTGCACGGCCAGGACGCCTGGTCCGACGACCGGCTGGACATCCACCCGCTGACGCCGTCCCCGGCTCGCGAGCTGGCCCTGTACCGGCCGTCCGGGCGCACGGAATCCCCGCTGGCCGCGCGCGCCCGGGAGATCGCCGTCGAAGTCGCGGGCGAGCTCGGGCGGGTGTGA
- a CDS encoding TetR/AcrR family transcriptional regulator, whose protein sequence is MTFQRARSAEQREERRRTILDTALKMLGEMPVAEVSLNELSRRVGLAKSNVLRYFESREAVLLELLDSALRDWLADVAGEVTAGVDPELPAPERATAFASVIAHSLAGRTVLCDLIGAQAGVLEHNVSTDVVVRFKRSALGGLDAMAELLRRSVPEVGGEAGPVCLLAMILVGGLWTHCRPSPSALAAYEADPALAALHLDLAPALEHGLALLITGAMARTA, encoded by the coding sequence ATGACGTTCCAGCGGGCGCGCAGCGCCGAGCAGCGGGAGGAGCGGCGCCGCACCATCCTCGACACGGCGCTGAAGATGCTCGGCGAGATGCCGGTGGCCGAGGTCAGCCTCAACGAGCTCAGCCGCCGGGTGGGCCTGGCCAAGTCGAACGTCCTGCGCTACTTCGAATCCCGCGAAGCCGTGCTGCTCGAGCTACTGGACAGCGCGCTGCGCGACTGGCTGGCCGACGTGGCGGGCGAAGTGACCGCGGGCGTCGACCCGGAGCTCCCGGCGCCGGAGCGGGCCACGGCGTTCGCCTCCGTCATCGCGCACTCGCTGGCCGGCCGCACCGTGCTGTGCGACCTCATCGGCGCGCAGGCCGGCGTGCTGGAGCACAACGTGTCCACCGACGTCGTCGTGCGGTTCAAGCGATCCGCCCTCGGCGGGCTGGACGCGATGGCCGAACTGCTCCGCCGGTCCGTGCCCGAGGTCGGCGGCGAGGCCGGGCCGGTGTGCTTGCTGGCCATGATCCTGGTCGGCGGCCTGTGGACCCACTGCCGCCCGTCGCCCAGCGCCCTCGCGGCCTACGAGGCGGACCCGGCGCTGGCCGCGCTCCACCTCGACCTGGCGCCGGCCCTGGAGCACGGCCTCGCGCTGCTGATCACCGGGGCGATGGCCCGCACCGCCTGA
- a CDS encoding SDR family NAD(P)-dependent oxidoreductase encodes MSDTWTERDVPSQRGRVAVITGANTGLGFDTAKVLAERGATVVLAVRDVAKGKQAAARLGADADVTVQQLDLASLESVRAAAADLHATLPKIDLLINNAGVMYPPRQTTRDGFELQFGTNHLGHFALTGLLLDLLLPVEGSRVVTVASIAHRIRAGIRFDDLQWEKSYDRVAAYGQAKLANLMFAYELQRRLAPHGTTASIAAHPGVARTELMRNSPAALRAVFPLVAPLFTQSSERGALPVLRAATDPSALGGQYYGPAGPGGYRGRPEVVSSSPQSYDASIQRRLWAVSEELTAVKFPIG; translated from the coding sequence ATGAGCGACACCTGGACCGAACGCGACGTCCCGAGCCAGCGCGGCCGCGTGGCCGTGATCACCGGCGCCAACACCGGCCTCGGCTTCGACACCGCGAAGGTGCTGGCCGAGCGCGGCGCCACGGTGGTGCTCGCGGTCCGCGACGTGGCGAAGGGCAAGCAGGCGGCCGCCCGGCTGGGCGCGGACGCCGACGTCACCGTGCAGCAGCTGGACCTGGCCTCCCTGGAGTCGGTCCGGGCTGCGGCGGCCGACCTGCACGCGACGCTGCCGAAGATCGACCTGCTGATCAACAACGCGGGCGTGATGTACCCGCCCCGCCAGACCACCCGCGACGGCTTCGAGCTGCAGTTCGGCACGAACCACCTCGGGCACTTCGCGCTGACCGGCCTGCTGCTGGACCTGCTCCTGCCGGTCGAGGGGTCCCGGGTGGTGACGGTGGCCAGCATCGCCCACCGCATCCGCGCCGGGATCCGGTTCGACGACCTGCAGTGGGAGAAGTCCTACGACCGCGTCGCGGCGTACGGGCAGGCGAAGCTGGCGAACTTGATGTTCGCCTACGAGCTGCAACGCCGCCTGGCCCCGCACGGCACGACGGCGTCGATCGCGGCGCACCCGGGGGTGGCCCGGACGGAGCTGATGCGCAACTCACCGGCGGCGCTGCGGGCAGTGTTCCCGCTGGTGGCGCCGTTGTTCACACAGAGCTCGGAGCGTGGGGCGCTGCCGGTGCTGCGCGCGGCGACGGATCCGTCCGCGCTGGGAGGCCAGTACTACGGGCCGGCGGGACCGGGTGGTTACCGCGGGCGGCCGGAGGTGGTGTCCTCGAGCCCGCAGTCCTACGACGCGTCGATCCAGCGGCGGCTGTGGGCGGTGTCGGAGGAGCTCACCGCGGTGAAGTTCCCGATCGGCTGA
- a CDS encoding LysR family transcriptional regulator produces the protein METRELRYFVAVAEELHFGRAAERLGIAQPPLSRAVARLERRLGVTLLERTSRRVSLTDAGAVLLAEGRAILAAVTAAERHARLAATSRPTLVLAAKAGAAGDLLPKLLDRYAAEPDAADVELLLCESQPHRPLLDGRADVALLHRPFDPVTGLDTEVLATEGQFAVLPAWHPLARRAEVRLADVTALPDLPLARWPGPGGAYPDGPGAEVRNLTQLFQLIALGRTTVVMPASGGAHRIEGLATVPVVDAPPVTTVVAWPPHSRSRTLAAFVRVATGL, from the coding sequence GTGGAGACGCGGGAGCTGCGGTACTTCGTCGCGGTCGCCGAGGAGCTGCACTTCGGGCGGGCCGCCGAGCGGCTCGGCATCGCGCAGCCGCCGCTGTCGCGGGCCGTCGCGCGGCTGGAACGGCGACTCGGCGTCACCCTGCTGGAACGCACCAGCCGCCGGGTCTCGCTCACCGACGCCGGCGCCGTGCTGCTGGCCGAAGGCCGCGCCATCCTCGCCGCGGTGACCGCTGCCGAACGGCACGCCCGGCTGGCCGCGACGAGCCGGCCCACGCTCGTCCTGGCCGCCAAGGCCGGCGCCGCCGGCGACCTGCTGCCGAAGCTGCTCGACCGGTACGCCGCCGAGCCGGACGCCGCCGACGTCGAGCTGCTGCTGTGCGAATCCCAGCCGCACCGGCCGCTGCTCGACGGCCGGGCCGACGTCGCCCTGCTGCACCGGCCCTTCGACCCGGTGACCGGGTTGGACACGGAGGTGCTGGCCACCGAGGGGCAGTTCGCCGTCCTGCCCGCCTGGCACCCGCTGGCCCGCCGGGCCGAGGTCCGGCTGGCCGACGTCACGGCCCTGCCGGACCTCCCGCTCGCCCGCTGGCCGGGTCCCGGCGGTGCCTACCCCGACGGTCCCGGCGCCGAGGTCCGCAACCTGACGCAGCTGTTCCAGCTGATCGCCCTCGGCCGCACAACGGTGGTCATGCCCGCCTCCGGCGGCGCCCACCGGATCGAGGGCCTGGCCACCGTGCCGGTCGTGGACGCACCCCCGGTGACGACGGTCGTCGCCTGGCCGCCGCACAGCCGCTCCCGGACCCTCGCGGCCTTCGTCCGGGTGGCCACCGGCCTTTGA
- a CDS encoding SDR family NAD(P)-dependent oxidoreductase — MSEQTIALVTGANKGIGYEIAAGLGALGWRVGIGARDERRREEAVAKLVADGADAFGVPLDVTDDASAAAAAGLLAGGLDVLVNNAGVAGAWPEEPSTVTAASLRAVVETNVVGVVRVTNALLPLLRRSARPRIVNLSSHVGSLTLQTTPGVDLGGVSGAYAPSKTFLNAVTVQYAKELSGTGIKVNGACPGYVATDLNGFRGTSTPAEGARIAIRLATLPDDGPSGGLFDEHGEVPW, encoded by the coding sequence GTGAGCGAACAGACGATCGCACTGGTCACGGGTGCGAACAAGGGAATCGGGTACGAGATCGCGGCCGGCCTCGGCGCGCTGGGCTGGCGGGTGGGCATCGGCGCCCGCGACGAGCGGCGTCGCGAGGAGGCGGTGGCGAAGCTGGTCGCGGACGGCGCCGACGCGTTCGGCGTCCCCCTCGACGTGACGGACGACGCGAGTGCCGCGGCGGCGGCCGGGCTGCTCGCCGGAGGGCTCGACGTGCTGGTCAACAACGCGGGTGTCGCCGGGGCGTGGCCGGAGGAGCCGTCGACGGTGACGGCGGCGAGCCTGCGTGCGGTGGTGGAGACCAACGTGGTCGGGGTCGTCCGGGTCACGAACGCGCTGCTGCCGCTGCTGCGCCGCTCCGCGCGGCCGCGGATCGTGAACCTTTCGAGCCACGTGGGGTCGCTGACGCTGCAGACCACGCCGGGGGTGGACCTCGGCGGGGTGAGCGGGGCGTACGCGCCGTCGAAGACGTTCCTGAACGCGGTGACGGTCCAGTACGCCAAGGAGCTGAGCGGGACGGGGATCAAGGTCAACGGCGCGTGCCCGGGCTACGTGGCGACGGACCTCAACGGGTTCCGCGGCACGAGCACCCCGGCGGAGGGCGCGAGGATCGCGATCCGGCTGGCGACGCTTCCGGACGACGGGCCCAGCGGGGGACTGTTCGACGAGCACGGCGAAGTGCCGTGGTGA
- a CDS encoding mandelate racemase/muconate lactonizing enzyme family protein, which yields MRITGFRALTTVQDWGRPVGDANGVHAGGVVRMPLVVVETDEGVTGVGLGSHVQAETVFAAIEGEDPRGVTALYDRMLRRTFKAGHAGAVFGTIGAFDTALWDIKAQLAGEPLWRLLGGRDRRVPAYASGLDIALDDDELAELYRTYAAHGLRAAKLKGGLDIDRDRRRLTLVHDILSEAGGGRPGLMLDVNENWTRKQAVRHVAELERTLDLTWIEEPVRRWDVDGHAAVGRGVRASVATGENLTGLEQHRPLIAAGAVDVVQTAAGWGITHFLRVAVLAHAHDLPVSPIGTTPVGLVHAATAVPNHLVTELQDLTPPVGIFLDHELGDGAFLLSESPGLGVHLDEAAIAAVGHRLPDPESGGSHIRPDRAGYHLLPAAGA from the coding sequence ATGCGCATCACTGGTTTCCGGGCCCTCACGACCGTCCAGGACTGGGGCCGCCCGGTCGGCGACGCCAACGGCGTCCACGCCGGCGGCGTCGTCCGGATGCCGCTCGTCGTGGTCGAGACGGACGAAGGCGTCACCGGGGTCGGGCTCGGTTCGCACGTGCAGGCGGAGACCGTCTTCGCCGCGATCGAGGGCGAGGACCCGCGCGGCGTGACGGCGCTGTACGACCGGATGCTGCGGCGGACGTTCAAGGCGGGGCACGCCGGCGCGGTGTTCGGCACGATCGGCGCGTTCGACACGGCGTTGTGGGACATCAAGGCGCAGCTGGCGGGCGAGCCGCTCTGGCGGCTGCTGGGCGGGCGGGACCGCCGCGTGCCCGCGTACGCCTCGGGGCTCGACATCGCCCTGGACGACGACGAGCTGGCCGAGCTGTACCGCACGTACGCCGCGCACGGGCTGCGCGCGGCGAAGCTCAAGGGCGGCCTGGACATCGACCGCGACCGCCGCCGCCTGACGCTGGTCCACGACATCCTGTCCGAGGCGGGCGGCGGCCGGCCGGGGCTGATGCTGGACGTCAACGAGAACTGGACGCGCAAGCAGGCCGTCCGGCACGTCGCCGAGCTCGAGCGGACCCTCGACCTGACCTGGATCGAGGAGCCGGTGCGGCGCTGGGACGTGGACGGCCACGCGGCCGTCGGCCGGGGCGTGCGCGCCTCGGTCGCCACCGGCGAGAACCTGACCGGGCTGGAGCAGCACCGCCCGCTGATCGCGGCGGGCGCGGTCGACGTCGTCCAGACGGCGGCGGGCTGGGGCATCACCCACTTCCTGCGGGTCGCGGTGCTCGCCCACGCCCACGACCTGCCGGTGAGCCCGATCGGCACCACCCCGGTCGGCCTGGTCCACGCGGCGACGGCGGTGCCGAACCACCTGGTGACCGAGCTGCAGGACCTCACGCCCCCGGTGGGGATCTTCCTGGACCACGAGCTCGGCGACGGCGCGTTCCTGCTGAGCGAGAGCCCCGGGCTGGGTGTCCACCTGGACGAGGCGGCGATCGCGGCGGTGGGACACCGGTTGCCGGACCCGGAGTCGGGAGGGTCCCACATCAGACCGGACCGCGCGGGCTACCACCTCCTCCCGGCGGCCGGCGCCTGA
- a CDS encoding carbohydrate ABC transporter permease, giving the protein MTGSRLTKWLAAVPMAALALATIYPLVFTANVAMKDRREYTLDRFAPAGALRWDNIARAWTSVGMSRYFLNSVVVVACSVAVLLLLGSMAGFALGRLRFRGSSAVFLGILAALFVPFQVIMVPLARIMASSGLIDTYPGLVLAYVAQFLPFTVFLMTSFYAAVPPEIVDAARIDGSTVYGVYWRIMLPLGAPALLSVGVLNALFCWNDVLISLLLMPSAEHRTLMVGVTALRGQYSADIPTFAAGVLIAAVPVLLVYLFLQRQIADGVTAGSTKG; this is encoded by the coding sequence ATGACCGGTTCCCGGCTGACGAAGTGGCTCGCCGCGGTCCCGATGGCCGCGCTCGCACTGGCCACGATCTACCCGCTGGTGTTCACCGCCAATGTCGCCATGAAGGACCGCCGCGAGTACACCCTCGACCGGTTCGCCCCGGCCGGCGCGCTGCGCTGGGACAACATCGCCCGGGCGTGGACGAGCGTGGGGATGTCCCGGTACTTCCTCAACTCGGTCGTCGTCGTGGCCTGCTCGGTCGCGGTCCTGCTGCTGCTGGGGTCGATGGCCGGCTTCGCGCTCGGCCGGCTGCGCTTCCGCGGGTCGTCGGCGGTCTTCCTGGGCATCCTCGCGGCGTTGTTCGTGCCGTTCCAGGTGATCATGGTCCCGCTGGCGCGGATCATGGCGAGCTCCGGGCTGATCGACACCTACCCGGGACTGGTGCTCGCCTACGTGGCCCAGTTCCTGCCGTTCACGGTCTTCCTGATGACCAGCTTCTACGCGGCCGTGCCGCCGGAGATCGTGGACGCGGCCCGCATCGACGGCTCGACCGTCTACGGTGTCTACTGGCGGATCATGCTGCCGCTGGGTGCCCCGGCGCTGCTGTCGGTCGGGGTGCTCAACGCGCTGTTCTGCTGGAACGACGTCCTGATTTCGCTGCTGCTGATGCCGTCCGCGGAGCACCGGACGCTGATGGTCGGGGTGACGGCGCTGCGCGGGCAGTATTCCGCGGACATCCCCACCTTCGCCGCCGGGGTGCTGATCGCCGCGGTGCCGGTGCTGCTCGTCTACCTGTTCCTGCAACGCCAGATCGCCGACGGGGTCACCGCCGGGTCGACGAAGGGATGA
- a CDS encoding carbohydrate ABC transporter permease, which translates to MPGYSPAPVDRAPARPAGRPAPARRAPRGTRLERWAPLVLVAPAVLIVLLLRLWPLLLGVNFSFTGDGDRNGTAVGFDNYVALFGDPLFRTALRNVGLLVLLLPVAVAIPGLLATFIHLKVPGHRVYRGVYFFPAVLSPVIVGTIFNLLLAFDGPVNALLGLADLGPVDWLGNPGVAIFTVVGVHVWATFGMALVVFLAGFSTLDSSLLDAAKVDGASLLQTLRHVIVPGLSRTIQFVFVTTMIGMLTSMFGLLYVMTSGGPAGSTYLPEYYVWIQQGQLNQPALASAASTVLFLIMLVVGLAQIAVLRRTGKED; encoded by the coding sequence GTGCCCGGGTACTCCCCCGCCCCGGTGGACCGGGCCCCGGCCCGGCCCGCCGGGCGGCCCGCGCCGGCCCGCCGCGCGCCCCGCGGGACGCGGCTCGAGCGCTGGGCGCCGCTGGTCCTGGTCGCCCCGGCCGTGCTGATCGTCCTGCTGCTGCGGCTGTGGCCGCTGCTGCTCGGCGTCAACTTCTCCTTCACCGGGGACGGCGACCGCAACGGCACGGCCGTCGGCTTCGACAACTACGTCGCGCTGTTCGGCGATCCGCTCTTCCGCACCGCGCTGCGCAACGTCGGGCTGCTCGTGCTGCTGCTCCCGGTCGCCGTCGCGATCCCCGGCCTGCTCGCCACCTTCATCCACCTGAAGGTGCCGGGCCACCGGGTCTACCGCGGCGTCTACTTCTTCCCGGCCGTGCTGTCGCCGGTGATCGTCGGGACGATCTTCAACCTGCTGCTGGCCTTCGACGGGCCGGTCAACGCGCTGCTGGGGCTGGCAGACCTCGGCCCGGTGGACTGGCTGGGCAACCCCGGCGTGGCCATCTTCACCGTCGTCGGGGTGCACGTCTGGGCGACGTTCGGGATGGCGCTGGTCGTCTTCCTCGCCGGGTTCTCCACTTTGGACTCCTCGCTGCTCGACGCCGCCAAAGTGGACGGTGCGTCGCTGCTGCAGACCCTGCGGCACGTGATCGTCCCCGGCCTGTCGCGCACCATCCAGTTCGTCTTCGTCACCACCATGATCGGGATGCTCACCTCGATGTTCGGGCTGCTGTACGTGATGACCAGCGGCGGCCCGGCGGGGTCGACCTACCTGCCCGAGTACTACGTCTGGATCCAGCAGGGGCAGCTGAACCAGCCCGCGCTCGCCTCCGCGGCGTCCACCGTGCTGTTCCTGATCATGCTCGTGGTCGGCCTCGCGCAGATCGCCGTCCTGCGCCGCACCGGTAAGGAGGACTGA
- a CDS encoding ABC transporter substrate-binding protein has protein sequence MKRTLFSAALTVALALTAGCGSAAGPAAPTGDASGKLVVWDWKSGDAKAASYVAKAKADFAKQHPGVTVEFVAQPYDQYYTLLGAAVQAKRGPDVMLFNGGGQIRDRVADLVPLDPYVADDRSRLSGWDAFSKDGKTYAEPVTLQGHPVYYDKGLYEKAGLDPAAPPRTWEEFVRDCGTISAKTGAKCLALGNKEGAGIQFWLSAMGTASLTPQEYTDWIAGKRNWTSPDVKRVFELWKLANDSGLNTDGPNSTAMFNDAFALFQSSKAANVIGLMSDVGHWKDFAEFLGADKVGVMTAPQVNPAATPSLPYDGGIGYAVAKSTKDPKLAADLVRSLSSTDALKSFYADSGAIAADTSIDVSAAGPAVATIVSEVKTGKPALHVALSSKTLDLMGRLSQELLSGSIGVDEVLQQLAASDKG, from the coding sequence ATGAAGCGCACACTGTTCTCGGCCGCCCTGACCGTGGCGTTGGCGTTGACCGCGGGCTGCGGCAGCGCCGCCGGCCCGGCCGCCCCCACCGGTGACGCGAGCGGCAAGCTCGTGGTCTGGGACTGGAAGTCCGGCGACGCGAAAGCGGCGAGTTACGTCGCGAAGGCCAAGGCGGACTTCGCCAAGCAGCACCCCGGCGTCACCGTCGAGTTCGTCGCCCAGCCCTACGACCAGTACTACACACTGCTCGGCGCCGCGGTCCAGGCCAAGCGGGGGCCGGACGTCATGCTCTTCAACGGCGGCGGCCAGATCCGCGACCGGGTCGCCGACCTGGTGCCGCTGGACCCCTACGTCGCCGACGACCGCTCGCGCCTGAGCGGCTGGGACGCCTTCAGCAAGGACGGGAAGACCTACGCCGAGCCGGTCACCCTGCAGGGCCACCCCGTCTACTACGACAAGGGGCTCTACGAGAAGGCCGGGCTGGACCCCGCCGCCCCGCCCAGGACCTGGGAGGAGTTCGTCCGCGACTGCGGCACCATCTCCGCCAAGACCGGCGCGAAGTGCCTCGCCCTCGGCAACAAGGAAGGCGCCGGGATCCAGTTCTGGCTGTCGGCCATGGGCACGGCGAGCCTGACGCCCCAGGAGTACACCGACTGGATCGCCGGCAAGCGGAACTGGACCTCGCCGGACGTCAAGCGGGTCTTCGAGCTGTGGAAGCTGGCCAACGACTCGGGCCTGAACACCGACGGCCCCAACTCCACCGCGATGTTCAACGACGCGTTCGCGCTCTTCCAGTCGAGCAAGGCCGCCAACGTCATCGGCCTGATGTCCGACGTCGGGCACTGGAAGGACTTCGCCGAGTTCCTCGGCGCGGACAAGGTCGGCGTGATGACCGCGCCGCAGGTCAACCCGGCCGCCACCCCGAGCCTGCCCTACGACGGCGGCATCGGGTACGCGGTCGCGAAGAGCACCAAGGACCCGAAGCTGGCCGCCGACCTGGTCCGGTCGCTCAGCTCGACCGACGCACTGAAGTCCTTCTACGCCGACAGCGGCGCGATCGCCGCGGACACCTCGATCGACGTCTCGGCGGCCGGCCCGGCCGTGGCGACGATCGTTTCGGAGGTCAAGACCGGCAAGCCCGCCCTGCACGTCGCCCTCTCCTCGAAGACGCTCGACCTGATGGGACGGCTCTCGCAGGAGCTGCTGAGCGGGTCGATCGGCGTCGACGAGGTGCTGCAGCAGCTGGCCGCCTCGGACAAGGGCTGA
- a CDS encoding FadR/GntR family transcriptional regulator, with protein MTASDAQPAVPDWVRRPANLASAVTAELVGRVVRGVHPPGTSLPAEPVLCESFSVSRTVVREAVKLLQAKGLVQVRQGAGTVVNPASMWNMLDELVLAAVITEDETSAVLDDLVVTRRLLEADMAQVAARTAGRDVVDRLGALVDLMDELVDDSAAYREQDLAFHDTIMQVSGNRLARGVVRALESQVVNTARYVGPSERALCVESNKGHRRVYERIAAGDADGAGKAMFDHITEAWLARRPASAGDAGRLER; from the coding sequence ATGACGGCATCCGACGCGCAACCCGCTGTTCCCGACTGGGTCCGCCGCCCGGCGAACCTGGCCAGCGCGGTCACCGCCGAACTCGTGGGACGCGTGGTGCGCGGGGTGCACCCGCCGGGGACGTCGCTGCCCGCCGAACCGGTGCTGTGCGAGAGCTTTTCGGTGAGCCGGACGGTCGTCCGCGAAGCGGTGAAGCTGCTGCAGGCGAAGGGGCTGGTGCAGGTCCGGCAGGGCGCGGGCACGGTGGTGAACCCGGCGTCGATGTGGAACATGCTGGACGAGCTGGTGCTGGCCGCGGTGATCACCGAGGACGAGACCTCGGCCGTGTTGGACGACCTGGTGGTGACCCGCCGGCTGCTCGAAGCGGACATGGCCCAGGTCGCCGCCCGGACCGCCGGCCGCGACGTCGTCGACCGGCTGGGCGCGCTGGTGGACCTGATGGACGAGCTCGTCGACGACTCCGCCGCCTACCGCGAGCAGGACCTCGCCTTCCACGACACGATCATGCAGGTGTCGGGCAACCGCCTGGCCCGGGGCGTGGTGCGCGCGCTGGAGAGCCAGGTGGTCAACACGGCCCGGTACGTGGGCCCGAGCGAGCGAGCGCTGTGCGTGGAGTCGAACAAGGGGCACCGCCGCGTGTACGAACGCATCGCGGCCGGCGACGCGGACGGCGCCGGCAAGGCGATGTTCGACCACATCACCGAAGCATGGCTGGCCCGCCGCCCGGCCTCCGCCGGCGACGCCGGCCGTCTCGAGCGTTGA
- a CDS encoding L-rhamnose mutarotase — protein MAQRYGMLIRLRPEKREEYLRLHAAVWPSVEEMLRKANIRNFSIFLHDDLLFGYYEYVGEDHEADQARIAADPETQRWWTFTDPCQESLSGGDGSSGWTPMEEVWHLSPEGSSVDGRTG, from the coding sequence ATGGCCCAGCGTTACGGCATGCTGATCCGCTTGCGCCCGGAGAAGCGGGAGGAGTACCTGCGGCTGCACGCCGCGGTCTGGCCGTCGGTGGAGGAGATGCTGCGGAAGGCCAACATCCGCAACTTCAGCATCTTCCTGCACGACGATCTGCTGTTCGGGTACTACGAGTACGTCGGTGAGGACCACGAGGCGGACCAGGCGCGGATCGCGGCGGATCCGGAGACGCAGCGGTGGTGGACGTTCACGGATCCTTGTCAGGAGTCGCTTTCGGGCGGTGACGGTAGTTCGGGGTGGACGCCGATGGAGGAGGTCTGGCATCTCTCGCCGGAAGGGTCCTCTGTGGACGGTCGGACAGGCTGA
- a CDS encoding glycosyltransferase, which translates to MTRVLLSTYGTRGDVEPLVALGVELRALGVAVRMCTPPDEEFTDRLAGLGIEPVPAGPPVRALMSAAAPPTPAELTRYRTELLETQFDVLPAAASGCAALVAAGLAQVAARSVAEAAGIRYVYVTYAAVNLPSPHHPPPPRPGWPEPADADNAARWALDAERVNEQFREPLNTHRAALGLSPVADVRGHVCSDRPWLAADPLLGPPPPGLPVVRTGAWTLPDERPLPEDLAEFLAAGPPPVYVGFGSIIPAPDIARWAVEACRARGYRVLVSRGWADLAVDGGFAIGDVNHQSLFAKLAAVVHHGGAGTTQTAARAGVPQVVVPIRLADNPYWAGQVAAHGTGVALDGPTPESLSAAFDVALAPETRARAKALGERMRADGAKVAARRLLDELR; encoded by the coding sequence GTGACGCGGGTGCTGCTGTCGACGTACGGGACACGCGGCGACGTCGAACCGCTGGTGGCGCTCGGCGTCGAGCTGCGGGCCCTCGGGGTGGCCGTGCGCATGTGCACCCCGCCGGACGAGGAGTTCACGGACCGGCTGGCCGGGCTCGGGATCGAGCCGGTGCCGGCCGGCCCGCCGGTGCGGGCGCTGATGAGCGCGGCGGCGCCCCCGACACCGGCGGAACTGACCCGCTACCGCACCGAGCTGCTCGAAACCCAGTTCGACGTCCTCCCCGCGGCGGCCTCGGGGTGCGCGGCGCTGGTGGCGGCCGGCCTGGCGCAGGTCGCCGCCCGGTCGGTGGCCGAGGCCGCGGGCATCCGCTACGTCTACGTGACGTACGCGGCGGTCAACCTGCCGTCGCCGCACCACCCACCGCCCCCGCGGCCGGGCTGGCCGGAGCCGGCGGACGCGGACAACGCGGCGCGGTGGGCGCTCGACGCCGAGCGGGTGAACGAGCAGTTCCGCGAGCCCCTCAACACCCACCGCGCCGCGCTCGGGCTGTCCCCGGTGGCCGACGTCCGCGGCCACGTCTGTTCGGACCGGCCGTGGCTGGCGGCGGACCCGCTGCTGGGCCCGCCGCCCCCGGGTCTGCCGGTCGTCCGGACCGGCGCGTGGACGCTGCCGGACGAGCGGCCGCTGCCGGAGGACCTGGCGGAGTTCCTGGCGGCCGGGCCACCGCCGGTGTACGTCGGTTTCGGCAGCATCATCCCGGCGCCGGACATCGCGCGCTGGGCGGTGGAGGCGTGCCGCGCCCGCGGGTACCGGGTGCTCGTTTCCCGGGGCTGGGCGGACTTGGCGGTGGACGGCGGTTTCGCGATCGGCGACGTCAACCACCAGAGCTTGTTCGCAAAGCTGGCGGCGGTGGTCCACCACGGCGGCGCGGGCACGACCCAGACGGCGGCGCGGGCGGGGGTGCCGCAGGTGGTGGTCCCGATCCGGTTGGCGGACAACCCGTACTGGGCCGGCCAGGTGGCGGCCCACGGGACCGGTGTCGCCCTCGACGGTCCGACGCCTGAGTCTCTTTCCGCGGCTTTCGACGTGGCGTTGGCGCCGGAGACCCGCGCGCGGGCGAAGGCGCTGGGTGAGCGGATGCGGGCGGATGGCGCGAAGGTGGCCGCGCGGAGGCTGCTCGACGAGCTGCGCTGA